In a genomic window of Saccharothrix sp. HUAS TT1:
- a CDS encoding TetR/AcrR family transcriptional regulator, which produces MTTQAAEGLRDRKKRQTRAALGRAAVRLVAEHGLDHVTVEDISAAADVSPRTFFNYFATKEDAVLGPDPEAGPRLRALVLAQPAHLSTAAAVREALLAEVAAELADDRELWLHRMRVVQQHPVLLAKVFSGSQAFERELVAGIAERVGLAEDDTYPQLLGAATGAAFRVAVARWSSTAAPLHELLAEALDLLADGLADPPRAVPRT; this is translated from the coding sequence GTGACCACGCAGGCGGCCGAGGGGCTCCGCGACCGCAAGAAGCGGCAGACCCGGGCCGCCCTGGGTCGCGCCGCCGTCCGCCTGGTCGCCGAGCACGGCCTCGACCACGTGACGGTCGAGGACATCAGCGCCGCCGCCGACGTCTCGCCGCGCACCTTCTTCAACTACTTCGCCACCAAGGAAGACGCCGTCCTCGGCCCGGACCCGGAGGCGGGCCCCCGGCTGCGCGCGCTGGTCCTGGCCCAGCCGGCGCACCTGTCCACCGCCGCGGCGGTGCGCGAGGCGTTGCTGGCGGAGGTCGCGGCGGAACTGGCCGACGACCGGGAGCTGTGGCTGCACCGGATGCGCGTGGTCCAGCAGCACCCCGTGCTGCTGGCGAAGGTGTTCTCCGGCAGCCAGGCCTTCGAGCGCGAGCTCGTCGCCGGCATCGCCGAACGCGTCGGCCTGGCCGAGGACGACACCTACCCGCAGCTGCTCGGCGCGGCCACGGGCGCGGCGTTCCGGGTGGCCGTCGCCCGCTGGTCCAGCACCGCCGCACCGCTGCACGAACTGCTCGCCGAAGCGCTCGACCTGCTCGCCGACGGCCTCGCCGACCCGCCGCGAGCCGTCCCGCGCACCTGA
- a CDS encoding glycosyltransferase, whose amino-acid sequence MRVLLSTYGSRGDVEPLVALALQLRAHGAEVRMCAPPDEDFAQRLAGVDVPLIPVGRSAKALTTAVSPSASLPERAAELIAGQFEVLPAAAEGCDVVVVTGAMPAQAGARSLADALGIPSVVVTFQQLTLPSPHHAPLAYAGRPFPPEVTDNRVLWELDAESIDALFGAALNANRTAIGLSPVDGVRDYVIGDRPWLATDPVLDPWREPADLDVVQTGAWFLPDERPLPADLEAFLDAGEPPVYVGFGSMPMRGSQDVARVAVDAVRAHGRRALISRGWADLALIDDQDDCFAVGEANHQALFGRVAAVVHHGGAGTTTTAARTGAPQVVVPQGVDQPYWAGRVADLGIGAAHDGPTPTSESLSAALATALAPETGARATAVAGEVRGDGTVVAAELLMK is encoded by the coding sequence GTGCGAGTGCTGTTGTCGACGTACGGGTCGCGCGGAGACGTCGAACCGCTGGTGGCGCTCGCGCTGCAATTGCGGGCGCACGGCGCGGAAGTGCGGATGTGCGCGCCGCCGGACGAGGACTTCGCGCAACGGCTGGCCGGTGTCGACGTGCCGCTGATCCCGGTGGGCCGGTCGGCGAAGGCGCTGACGACCGCGGTGTCGCCGTCGGCGTCCCTGCCCGAGCGCGCGGCCGAGCTGATCGCCGGCCAGTTCGAGGTGCTGCCCGCCGCCGCCGAGGGGTGCGACGTGGTGGTGGTGACCGGCGCGATGCCCGCCCAGGCCGGGGCGCGCTCGTTGGCCGACGCCCTGGGCATCCCCTCGGTGGTCGTGACCTTCCAGCAGCTCACCCTGCCGTCGCCGCACCACGCCCCGCTGGCGTACGCGGGTCGGCCGTTCCCGCCGGAGGTGACCGACAACCGGGTGCTGTGGGAGCTGGACGCCGAGAGCATCGACGCGCTGTTCGGCGCGGCGCTCAACGCGAACCGGACCGCGATCGGCCTGTCGCCCGTGGACGGCGTCCGCGACTACGTCATCGGCGACCGGCCCTGGCTGGCGACGGACCCGGTCCTGGACCCGTGGCGCGAGCCCGCGGACCTCGACGTCGTGCAGACCGGCGCGTGGTTCCTGCCCGACGAGCGCCCGCTGCCCGCCGACCTGGAGGCGTTCCTCGACGCCGGGGAACCGCCGGTGTACGTGGGTTTCGGCAGCATGCCGATGCGCGGTTCCCAGGACGTCGCCCGGGTCGCCGTCGACGCGGTCCGCGCGCACGGCCGCCGCGCGCTGATCTCCCGCGGCTGGGCCGACCTGGCCCTGATCGACGACCAGGACGACTGCTTCGCCGTCGGCGAGGCCAACCACCAGGCGCTGTTCGGCCGGGTGGCCGCCGTCGTGCACCACGGTGGCGCGGGCACGACGACGACCGCCGCCCGGACCGGCGCGCCCCAGGTCGTGGTGCCGCAGGGCGTGGACCAGCCCTACTGGGCGGGTCGGGTGGCCGACCTCGGCATCGGCGCGGCGCACGACGGTCCGACGCCGACCTCCGAGTCGCTGTCGGCCGCGCTCGCGACGGCCTTGGCCCCGGAGACCGGGGCGCGGGCGACCGCCGTGGCGGGCGAGGTCCGCGGTGACGGGACGGTCGTGGCCGCCGAGCTGCTGATGAAGTGA
- a CDS encoding carboxymuconolactone decarboxylase family protein, whose translation MEPRFAIFENEISADFAKRFANAGAVVTRSPLPKATQELVSLRASQINGCGWCIDMHTKDAAAAGETAVRLNLVAAWRESTVFTDAERAALALAEEGTRLADAHQGVSDGTWALVREHYDDDQVAALVCLVALINAANRLAVVLRQKGGSYEPGVFAGFEG comes from the coding sequence GTGGAACCCCGTTTCGCCATCTTCGAGAACGAGATCAGCGCCGACTTCGCCAAGCGGTTCGCCAACGCGGGCGCGGTCGTCACCCGGTCGCCGCTGCCGAAGGCCACCCAGGAGCTGGTGAGCCTGCGCGCGAGCCAGATCAACGGTTGCGGCTGGTGCATCGACATGCACACTAAGGACGCCGCGGCGGCCGGTGAGACCGCGGTCCGGCTCAACCTGGTGGCCGCCTGGCGCGAGTCGACCGTGTTCACCGACGCCGAGCGGGCCGCGCTGGCGCTCGCCGAGGAGGGCACGCGGCTGGCCGACGCCCACCAGGGCGTGTCCGACGGGACGTGGGCGCTGGTGCGCGAGCACTACGACGACGACCAGGTCGCCGCGCTGGTCTGCCTGGTCGCCCTGATCAACGCGGCGAACCGGCTCGCGGTCGTGCTGCGCCAGAAGGGGGGTTCCTACGAGCCGGGCGTGTTCGCCGGGTTCGAGGGCTGA
- a CDS encoding carotenoid oxygenase family protein: protein MRGVQAGFQTLDQEVVIDDLEVRGELPPWLSGALVRNGPAKFEDDHRSFRHWFDGQAMLHRFGFADGVVSYRNRYLETPSFKAVRDEGRIAFGEFATDPCRSLFARFFTHPRLRTTPNTNVNVVSDGERDWALTETPIAVEFDRDTLATVGVSDHDDGITGHVTTAHPHRAPLTGDLVNYVLKFGRRSVYRIYRQRGRDRRLLASLSTDRPGYLHSFAVTERHVVLAIFPYVVNPLGLLFRGKPFIENYRWRPELGTRFVVFDQRDGSVVADARTDAFFGFHHINAFDADGRVVVDICAYPDAGVVDALYLDGVRGGGDLPPAFPTRYEVDLAGGGVRSRRLAEDAFELPRIAYNTHNGREYRYAYGVGARDNGTRDFLNQLVKLDVRSGRTSYWREPGKYPGEPVFVPSPDARAEDDGVLLSVVLDADAGRSGLLVLDAATFEEVARAEVPHAIPFGFHGQFTSPRLAARPASGQPSNPANTPGS from the coding sequence GTGCGGGGCGTCCAAGCCGGGTTCCAGACCCTCGACCAGGAGGTCGTCATCGACGACCTCGAAGTGCGCGGCGAGCTGCCGCCCTGGCTGTCCGGCGCCCTGGTGCGCAACGGGCCCGCCAAGTTCGAGGACGACCACCGCTCGTTCCGCCACTGGTTCGACGGCCAGGCGATGCTGCACCGCTTCGGCTTCGCCGACGGCGTGGTCTCCTACCGCAACCGCTACCTGGAGACGCCGAGCTTCAAGGCCGTCCGCGACGAGGGCCGCATCGCGTTCGGCGAGTTCGCCACCGACCCGTGCCGCTCCCTCTTCGCCCGCTTCTTCACCCACCCGCGGCTGCGCACCACGCCGAACACCAACGTCAACGTGGTGTCCGACGGCGAGCGGGACTGGGCGCTCACCGAGACGCCCATCGCGGTCGAGTTCGACCGGGACACGCTGGCCACCGTCGGCGTCTCCGACCACGACGACGGGATCACCGGCCACGTCACCACCGCGCACCCGCACCGGGCGCCGCTCACCGGCGACCTGGTCAACTACGTGCTGAAGTTCGGCAGGCGCAGCGTCTACCGGATCTACCGGCAGCGCGGCCGGGACCGGCGCCTGCTGGCGAGCCTGTCCACCGACCGCCCCGGCTACCTGCACAGCTTCGCCGTCACCGAGCGGCACGTGGTGCTGGCCATCTTCCCGTACGTGGTCAACCCGCTGGGGCTGCTGTTCCGCGGCAAGCCGTTCATCGAGAACTACCGGTGGCGGCCCGAGCTGGGCACGCGGTTCGTCGTGTTCGACCAGCGGGACGGGTCGGTGGTCGCCGACGCGCGCACCGACGCGTTCTTCGGCTTCCACCACATCAACGCCTTCGACGCCGACGGGCGGGTGGTGGTCGACATCTGCGCGTACCCGGACGCGGGCGTGGTCGACGCGCTGTACCTGGACGGGGTGCGCGGCGGCGGCGACCTGCCGCCGGCCTTCCCCACCCGGTACGAGGTGGACCTGGCCGGCGGCGGGGTCCGGTCGCGGCGGCTGGCCGAGGACGCCTTCGAGCTGCCGCGCATCGCGTACAACACGCACAACGGCCGCGAGTACCGGTACGCGTACGGCGTCGGCGCGCGGGACAACGGCACCCGCGACTTCCTCAACCAGCTGGTCAAACTGGACGTCCGAAGTGGACGGACGAGCTACTGGCGGGAACCGGGGAAGTACCCGGGCGAACCGGTGTTCGTCCCCTCGCCGGACGCGCGGGCGGAGGACGACGGCGTGCTGCTGTCCGTGGTGCTGGACGCCGACGCCGGCCGGTCCGGCCTGCTGGTGCTCGACGCGGCCACGTTCGAGGAGGTGGCACGAGCCGAGGTGCCGCACGCCATCCCGTTCGGCTTCCACGGCCAGTTCACGTCACCCCGGCTAGCCGCGCGCCCGGCGAGCGGTCAGCCCTCGAACCCGGCGAACACGCCCGGCTCGTAG
- the pip gene encoding prolyl aminopeptidase, with translation MLYPEIEPYDRGMLDVGDGHRLYWEVCGNPNGKPAVVLHGGPGSGCTPRARRYFDPRAYRVVLFDQRGCGRSTPHAGQPVVDLSTNTTDHLVADLERLREFLGIDRWLLFAASWGSVLGLVYAERFPHRVSEMVHAGVATGRRSETDLLTTGLAPMFPRAHARFRELAPAGDPAAGYLELLLSPDPAVHHRAAREWCAWEDAIQPLTSGAGRSDQPEHALAFARLVTHYWAHGSWLPEGIVLAEAGKLAGIPGVIVQGVLDLINLTGTPFDLAHAWPDAELVLIPETAHGGSDVMTDTRVAATDKFR, from the coding sequence GTGCTGTACCCGGAGATCGAGCCGTACGACCGCGGGATGCTCGACGTCGGCGACGGGCACCGGCTGTACTGGGAGGTGTGCGGCAACCCGAACGGGAAACCGGCCGTGGTGCTGCACGGCGGGCCGGGGTCCGGCTGCACGCCGCGAGCCCGCCGGTACTTCGACCCGCGGGCGTACCGGGTGGTGCTGTTCGACCAGCGCGGGTGCGGGCGGAGCACGCCGCACGCCGGGCAGCCCGTGGTCGACCTGTCCACCAACACCACCGACCACCTGGTCGCCGACCTGGAACGGCTGCGCGAGTTCCTGGGCATCGACCGGTGGCTGCTGTTCGCGGCGTCCTGGGGCTCGGTGCTCGGCCTGGTGTACGCGGAGCGGTTCCCGCACCGGGTCTCGGAGATGGTGCACGCGGGCGTGGCCACCGGGCGGCGGTCCGAGACCGACCTGCTGACCACGGGGCTGGCCCCGATGTTCCCGCGGGCCCACGCCAGGTTCCGGGAGCTGGCGCCGGCCGGCGATCCCGCGGCGGGATACCTCGAACTGCTCCTCTCCCCCGACCCCGCCGTGCACCACCGCGCCGCGCGGGAGTGGTGCGCGTGGGAGGACGCCATCCAGCCGTTGACGTCCGGCGCGGGCCGGTCCGACCAGCCGGAGCACGCGCTGGCGTTCGCCCGGCTGGTCACGCACTACTGGGCGCACGGCTCGTGGCTGCCGGAGGGGATCGTGCTGGCGGAGGCCGGGAAGCTCGCCGGCATCCCCGGCGTGATCGTCCAGGGGGTGCTGGACCTCATCAACCTGACCGGCACGCCGTTCGACCTGGCCCACGCCTGGCCGGACGCCGAACTGGTCCTCATCCCGGAGACCGCGCACGGCGGGAGCGACGTGATGACCGATACCCGGGTCGCGGCTACTGACAAATTCCGGTAA
- a CDS encoding Clp protease N-terminal domain-containing protein — MERFTESARRVSVLALHEARQLHHTAIGTEHLLLGLLGEGGAASSLLAASGLTLPGCRADVRRADVPRSAVPRADGHLRFTPGAKRALASAVRESFAFGHRHVTTEHLLLGVLTEAEGVVLDVLARCGADPTEVRDRAFAALAGIELPPAPRAARLFLSYRRPQDLHLAGRIADRLDDIGRSVVGDVGECDVLLAVVGPDWAPTDLMRTEVERAERRAVPVVPVLVDGAVLPADQLTGHAADHVTVRHETFRADVARLADVLRYAQPGIG; from the coding sequence TTGGAACGGTTCACCGAGAGCGCGCGCCGGGTCTCCGTGCTGGCCCTCCACGAGGCGCGGCAGCTCCACCACACCGCCATCGGCACCGAGCACCTGCTGCTCGGGCTGCTCGGCGAGGGCGGTGCGGCGTCGTCGTTGCTGGCGGCGTCCGGGTTGACGTTGCCCGGTTGCCGGGCGGACGTGCGGCGGGCGGACGTGCCGCGGTCAGCAGTGCCGCGGGCGGACGGCCACCTCCGGTTCACGCCCGGCGCCAAGCGGGCGCTGGCGTCGGCGGTGCGCGAGTCGTTCGCGTTCGGCCACCGGCACGTCACCACCGAGCACCTGCTGCTCGGCGTGCTCACCGAGGCCGAGGGCGTGGTGCTGGACGTGCTGGCCCGGTGCGGCGCGGACCCGACCGAGGTGCGGGACCGGGCGTTCGCCGCGCTGGCCGGGATCGAGCTGCCACCCGCGCCGCGGGCGGCCCGGCTGTTCCTGAGCTACCGCCGGCCGCAGGACCTGCACCTGGCCGGTCGGATCGCGGACCGGCTGGACGACATCGGCCGGTCCGTGGTGGGCGACGTCGGCGAGTGCGACGTGCTGCTCGCCGTCGTCGGGCCGGACTGGGCGCCGACCGACCTGATGCGCACGGAGGTGGAGCGGGCCGAGCGGCGCGCGGTGCCGGTGGTCCCGGTGCTGGTCGACGGCGCGGTGCTGCCCGCCGACCAGCTGACCGGGCACGCGGCCGACCACGTCACGGTCCGGCACGAGACGTTCCGGGCGGACGTGGCGCGGTTGGCCGACGTGCTGCGCTACGCCCAGCCGGGCATCGGGTAG
- the glyA gene encoding serine hydroxymethyltransferase: MHEPAIPSLTGSDPEVARLVQTEARRQFEKVRLIASENYVSTAVLEATGSVLTNKYSEGYAGRRYYEGQQVVDPVEELAVRRARALFGVDHANVQPYSGSPANLAVYLAFLDPGDAVMGMALPAGGHLTHGWAVSATGKWFRGVQYGVAKETGLVDLDEVRDLARAERPKVIFCGGTAIPRTIDFPAFAEIANEVGAVLVADIAHIAGLVAGGAHPSPVGHAQVITTTTHKTLRGPRGAMILTDAEHAKAVDKAVFPVLQGGPHNHTTAAIAVALGEASEPSFGLYAHAVVQNARALAAALLDRGFDLVSGGTDNHLLLLDLTGKGIGGKPAAKALDRAGVEANYNTIPFDPRKPFDPSGVRLGTAAVTTRGLTEEHMPLIADWIDRAVRDAADERALDRIAAEVADLMAGYPMPGWA, encoded by the coding sequence GTGCACGAACCCGCGATCCCGTCGTTGACCGGTTCCGACCCCGAGGTCGCCCGACTGGTCCAGACCGAGGCCCGCCGCCAGTTCGAGAAGGTCCGCCTGATCGCCTCGGAGAACTACGTCTCGACCGCCGTGCTCGAAGCCACCGGCTCCGTGCTGACCAACAAGTACTCCGAGGGCTACGCGGGCCGCCGCTACTACGAGGGCCAGCAGGTGGTCGACCCGGTCGAGGAGCTGGCGGTCCGCCGGGCCAGGGCGCTGTTCGGCGTCGACCACGCCAACGTCCAGCCCTACTCCGGCTCGCCCGCCAACCTCGCCGTCTACCTGGCGTTCCTCGACCCGGGCGACGCGGTCATGGGCATGGCCCTGCCCGCCGGCGGGCACCTCACCCACGGCTGGGCCGTCTCGGCCACCGGCAAGTGGTTCCGCGGCGTCCAGTACGGCGTCGCCAAGGAGACCGGGCTGGTCGACCTCGACGAGGTCCGCGACCTGGCCCGCGCCGAACGCCCCAAGGTGATCTTCTGCGGCGGCACGGCCATCCCGCGCACCATCGACTTCCCGGCGTTCGCCGAGATCGCGAACGAGGTCGGCGCGGTCCTGGTGGCCGACATCGCGCACATCGCGGGCCTCGTCGCGGGCGGCGCGCACCCGTCACCGGTCGGGCACGCCCAGGTGATCACCACGACCACCCACAAGACCCTGCGCGGCCCGCGCGGCGCGATGATCCTCACCGACGCCGAGCACGCGAAGGCCGTCGACAAGGCGGTGTTCCCCGTCCTGCAGGGCGGACCGCACAACCACACCACCGCCGCCATCGCGGTCGCGCTCGGCGAGGCGTCCGAGCCGTCGTTCGGCCTCTACGCGCACGCCGTCGTGCAGAACGCCCGCGCGCTGGCCGCCGCCCTGCTCGACCGGGGCTTCGACCTGGTCTCCGGCGGCACCGACAACCACCTGCTGCTGCTCGACCTGACCGGCAAGGGCATCGGGGGCAAGCCCGCGGCCAAGGCGCTGGACCGCGCGGGCGTCGAGGCGAACTACAACACCATCCCGTTCGACCCGCGCAAGCCGTTCGACCCGTCCGGCGTGCGCCTGGGCACGGCCGCCGTCACCACCCGCGGCCTCACCGAGGAGCACATGCCCCTGATCGCCGACTGGATCGACCGCGCGGTGCGGGACGCGGCCGACGAGCGGGCGCTGGACCGGATCGCCGCCGAGGTCGCCGACCTCATGGCGGGCTACCCGATGCCCGGCTGGGCGTAG
- a CDS encoding VanZ family protein: MSVRLSESIITLVLFALLAPVAVLPWVHWQYRRRGRLTGWSAVVAAAGALYGCGLVAFTLFPLPVVTDGFCSGRPTRDYWQLRPFASLDDIAAAGYSPTSPAFVQVALNVVLFVPLGFLLRYRFRRGAVASTAIGLLVSLAVETTQGTAAFGLYPCPYRLADVDDLMTNTAGALVGWLLARWLGRRLPPAEPEPVADTGPPGLLRRGLAFAGDLLTLALAQFAFRAVLVLVGEGTGVARLTDVAASDWFGALAGALVLVVATVVVPLLRADRATPGQVAFHLALVDARTGGPAPPRAVLLRFVVWWLPVLWLLSTGHTGLVLLAAAAVGLATRPRADRRSLLGLISTTSTTTRVSYLRNARVLRSEHPG; this comes from the coding sequence GTGTCGGTGCGGCTGAGCGAGTCGATCATCACGCTGGTGCTGTTCGCCCTGCTGGCGCCGGTGGCGGTGCTGCCCTGGGTGCACTGGCAGTACCGCCGGCGCGGTCGGCTGACCGGCTGGTCGGCGGTGGTGGCCGCGGCCGGCGCGCTGTACGGGTGCGGGCTGGTGGCGTTCACCCTCTTCCCGCTGCCGGTGGTGACCGACGGGTTCTGCTCGGGCCGCCCGACCCGCGACTACTGGCAGCTCCGGCCGTTCGCCTCGCTGGACGACATCGCCGCCGCCGGGTACTCGCCGACGAGCCCGGCGTTCGTCCAGGTGGCGCTGAACGTGGTGCTGTTCGTGCCGCTGGGCTTCCTGCTGCGCTACCGGTTCCGGCGCGGTGCGGTGGCGTCGACCGCGATCGGGCTGCTGGTGTCGCTGGCGGTGGAGACCACGCAGGGGACCGCCGCGTTCGGCCTCTACCCGTGCCCGTACCGGCTCGCGGACGTGGATGACCTGATGACGAACACGGCGGGTGCGCTCGTCGGCTGGCTGCTCGCCCGGTGGCTCGGTCGGCGGCTGCCGCCCGCCGAGCCGGAGCCGGTGGCCGACACCGGGCCGCCGGGCCTGCTCCGCCGCGGCCTGGCGTTCGCGGGCGACCTGCTCACGCTCGCGCTGGCGCAGTTCGCGTTCCGGGCGGTGCTCGTGCTGGTGGGGGAGGGGACCGGGGTGGCCCGGCTGACCGACGTCGCCGCGTCGGACTGGTTCGGCGCGCTCGCGGGGGCGCTGGTGCTGGTCGTCGCCACCGTCGTGGTGCCGTTGCTGCGCGCGGACCGGGCGACACCGGGCCAGGTGGCGTTCCACCTGGCGCTGGTCGACGCGCGCACCGGGGGCCCGGCCCCGCCGCGCGCCGTGCTGCTGCGGTTCGTCGTGTGGTGGCTCCCGGTGCTGTGGCTGCTCTCGACCGGTCACACCGGCCTGGTCCTGCTCGCCGCCGCCGCGGTCGGCCTGGCCACCCGCCCCCGCGCCGACCGCCGGAGCCTGCTGGGCCTGATCTCCACCACCAGCACCACCACCCGCGTGTCCTACCTCCGGAACGCGCGTGTCCTGCGCTCGGAACACCCGGGTTGA
- a CDS encoding helix-turn-helix domain-containing GNAT family N-acetyltransferase: MTTLSAVGLAPEDATTYAEWFACLADPTRVRLLHTVATHPGEITVGALTEAVGISQSTCSHHLRKLADVGFVRLRKEGTATLVSVNQACCTGLPHAADAVMGTIVTRPCCPTDLPADVAVRAVADDDWADVRRIYGEGIATGNATFETETPSRRTLEAKWLPGHRWVAVVDGRVAGWAAATPVSARECYAGVAETSVYVGDGFRGRGVGKALLHRQVTAADEGGLWTLQTAIFPENRASIGLHHSAGFRTVGVRERIARHHGVWRDTVMLERRRADVGC, translated from the coding sequence ATGACGACCCTGTCCGCAGTCGGCCTCGCCCCCGAGGACGCCACCACCTACGCCGAGTGGTTCGCCTGCCTGGCCGACCCGACCAGGGTGCGGCTGCTGCACACCGTCGCCACCCACCCCGGCGAGATCACGGTCGGCGCGCTCACCGAGGCGGTCGGCATCAGCCAGTCCACCTGCTCGCACCACCTGCGCAAGCTGGCCGACGTGGGCTTCGTCCGGCTGCGCAAGGAGGGCACCGCGACCCTGGTGTCGGTCAACCAGGCGTGCTGCACGGGCCTGCCGCACGCCGCCGACGCCGTCATGGGCACGATCGTCACCAGGCCGTGCTGCCCGACCGACCTGCCCGCCGACGTCGCCGTGCGCGCCGTGGCCGACGACGACTGGGCCGACGTGCGCCGCATCTACGGTGAGGGCATCGCCACCGGCAACGCCACCTTCGAGACCGAGACCCCCAGCCGCCGCACGCTGGAGGCCAAGTGGCTGCCCGGCCACCGCTGGGTCGCCGTCGTCGACGGCCGGGTCGCCGGCTGGGCCGCCGCGACCCCGGTGTCGGCCCGCGAGTGCTACGCGGGCGTCGCCGAGACGTCGGTGTACGTCGGTGACGGCTTCCGCGGCCGGGGCGTGGGCAAGGCGTTGCTGCACCGGCAGGTCACCGCCGCCGACGAGGGCGGACTGTGGACGTTGCAGACCGCGATCTTCCCGGAGAACCGGGCCAGCATCGGGCTGCACCACTCGGCCGGGTTCCGCACCGTCGGCGTCCGGGAGCGCATCGCCCGGCACCACGGCGTCTGGCGCGACACCGTGATGCTCGAACGCCGCCGCGCCGACGTCGGCTGCTGA
- a CDS encoding FAD-dependent oxidoreductase: MDELPVVVVGAGPVGLATAAHLLERGLRPLVLEAGPVAGAAVARWRHVRLFSSWSELVDPAARRLLEPTGWRAPEGHPTGEEWAAEYLTPLGRALGDHVRLNSRVVGVARRGRDRVVDAGRDSEPLTVHVEGGERITARAVVDASGTWGTPNPLGGDGLPAAGEREAADRIEYRVPDVTAEPDRYAGGRIAVAGSGHSALTALIALVGLAERRPGTRVVWLLRRGAVGAAFGGGAADQLPARGALGLRARAAVEAGSVEVVTGFRTEAVERDGERLVLVAQDGRRLDPVDRVVALTGFRPDHSWLSEVRLDLDPVLQAPTGLAPSIDPNVHSCGSVPPHGAEELRHPEHGVYLVGMKSYGRAPTFLALTGYEQVRSVVAEIAGDHESAARVELTLPETGVCGGSGAFDITEPEAGGSCGVVPGADLGARDSGGGCCGGLRIADLTLTAPGARA; the protein is encoded by the coding sequence GTGGACGAGCTCCCCGTGGTCGTGGTCGGAGCGGGACCGGTCGGCTTGGCGACGGCGGCGCACCTGCTGGAACGCGGGCTGCGGCCGCTGGTCCTGGAGGCGGGACCGGTGGCGGGCGCGGCGGTGGCCCGGTGGCGGCACGTGCGGCTGTTCTCGTCGTGGTCCGAGCTGGTCGACCCGGCCGCGCGCCGACTGCTGGAACCCACCGGGTGGCGCGCGCCCGAGGGCCACCCCACTGGCGAGGAGTGGGCGGCCGAGTACCTGACGCCGCTGGGACGCGCGCTCGGCGACCACGTCCGGCTGAACTCCCGGGTGGTCGGGGTGGCCCGCCGGGGGCGGGACCGGGTGGTGGACGCGGGTCGGGACAGCGAGCCGCTGACCGTGCACGTCGAGGGCGGCGAGCGGATCACCGCCCGGGCCGTGGTCGACGCGTCCGGCACGTGGGGCACGCCGAACCCGCTCGGCGGCGACGGGCTGCCGGCCGCCGGCGAGCGGGAGGCGGCGGACCGGATCGAGTACCGGGTGCCGGACGTGACCGCCGAGCCGGACCGGTACGCGGGCGGCCGGATCGCGGTGGCGGGCAGCGGGCACTCGGCGCTCACCGCCCTGATCGCGCTGGTGGGCCTGGCCGAGCGGCGTCCCGGGACGCGCGTCGTGTGGTTGCTGCGCCGTGGCGCGGTCGGCGCCGCGTTCGGCGGCGGCGCGGCCGACCAGCTGCCCGCGCGCGGCGCGTTGGGCCTGCGGGCGCGGGCGGCGGTGGAGGCCGGGTCGGTGGAGGTCGTCACCGGGTTCCGCACCGAGGCGGTCGAGCGGGACGGCGAGCGGCTGGTGCTGGTGGCGCAGGACGGCCGGCGGCTCGACCCGGTGGACCGGGTGGTGGCGCTGACCGGGTTCCGGCCGGACCACTCGTGGCTGTCGGAGGTGCGGTTGGACCTGGACCCGGTGCTCCAGGCGCCGACCGGGCTGGCGCCGTCGATCGACCCGAACGTGCACTCGTGCGGCAGCGTTCCCCCGCACGGTGCGGAGGAGTTGCGGCACCCCGAGCACGGTGTGTACCTCGTGGGGATGAAGAGCTACGGGCGCGCTCCGACGTTCCTGGCGCTGACCGGGTACGAGCAGGTGCGCAGCGTGGTGGCGGAGATCGCGGGCGACCACGAGTCGGCGGCGCGGGTCGAGCTGACGCTGCCGGAGACCGGGGTCTGCGGCGGGTCCGGCGCGTTCGACATCACCGAGCCGGAGGCCGGGGGCAGCTGCGGTGTCGTGCCGGGCGCGGACCTCGGGGCGCGGGATTCAGGCGGTGGTTGCTGTGGCGGCCTCCGGATCGCGGACCTGACCCTCACCGCACCGGGCGCGCGGGCCTGA